A genomic region of Candidatus Paceibacterota bacterium contains the following coding sequences:
- the ftsH gene encoding ATP-dependent zinc metalloprotease FtsH, with protein MDNLKNKPKRPMSPRGRMPKIPGFNKGPMSVFNKILNAILILIVISTLYSFIFTGSSKNEQISISQLAGDVSAGLVQKIQVNGEDLLITYTSTSTSTSTKAITKESKKEDGIALTETFANYKVPTDKLAKVNIDIGSSTGFTYWFINLAPFLIPLILIGVFIWMLTRQVKGAGMQAMSFGQSKARIILPSDKKQRVTFADVAGAKEAKEELKEVVDFLKNPKKFLDIGAKIPKGILLMGAPGTGKTLLARAVAGEAGVAFFSISGSEFVEMFVGVGASRVRDLFRMAKASAPAIIFVDEIDAVGRVRGAGMGGGNDEREQTLNQILVEMDGFEQNQKVIVMAATNRPDVLDPALLRPGRFDRRVVIDLPDRNDREAILFVHAKEKPLAEDVNLRTIAERTPGFSGADLQSLMNEGAILAARESRQKVSQFDLIRSIEKVMMGPERKSHLLSKKEKEITAYHEAGHALVSSVLPYADPVHKISIISRGRAAGYTLHLPFEDRKLQSKKEFLDDIAVALGGYVTEKMIFNDLTTGPSNDLQVSTALARDMVTKYGMSEKMGPVALEGEGGRALFSRGVGDKEYSDKVNAEIDKEVSEIMDSNMKRAEQIIKDHRKALDAIAKKLIETETIERVEFEKLLVANGITPKKKEDIEHQG; from the coding sequence ATGGATAATCTTAAAAACAAGCCGAAAAGACCGATGTCGCCAAGGGGGAGGATGCCGAAAATACCGGGTTTCAATAAGGGGCCAATGTCTGTGTTCAATAAAATATTAAATGCTATTTTGATTTTGATTGTTATTTCCACTCTCTACTCTTTTATATTTACTGGCAGTTCAAAAAATGAGCAGATTTCTATTTCACAACTTGCAGGAGATGTTTCGGCTGGGCTTGTACAGAAAATCCAAGTGAATGGCGAAGATCTTTTGATAACCTACACCTCTACAAGTACATCAACGAGCACAAAGGCAATAACAAAAGAATCCAAAAAAGAAGACGGGATTGCTCTAACAGAAACTTTTGCAAATTATAAAGTGCCGACAGACAAGCTAGCGAAAGTAAATATTGATATCGGCAGTAGCACGGGCTTTACATATTGGTTTATAAATCTCGCGCCATTTCTTATTCCGCTTATTTTGATCGGTGTATTTATCTGGATGCTTACAAGGCAAGTGAAAGGTGCTGGAATGCAAGCAATGTCTTTCGGTCAGTCAAAAGCGAGAATTATTTTGCCGAGCGATAAAAAGCAGAGAGTAACTTTTGCAGATGTTGCCGGTGCCAAAGAGGCAAAAGAAGAGCTAAAAGAGGTTGTAGATTTTTTGAAAAATCCTAAAAAATTCTTGGATATCGGTGCCAAAATTCCAAAAGGTATTTTGCTTATGGGCGCGCCGGGGACAGGAAAGACTTTGCTTGCAAGAGCTGTAGCAGGTGAAGCAGGTGTAGCATTTTTCTCAATATCGGGTTCGGAATTCGTGGAAATGTTTGTGGGTGTGGGGGCTTCTCGCGTTAGAGATTTATTTCGTATGGCAAAGGCTTCAGCTCCGGCCATTATTTTCGTAGACGAAATAGATGCGGTGGGAAGAGTGAGGGGCGCTGGGATGGGTGGGGGCAATGATGAAAGAGAGCAAACCCTAAACCAGATTCTTGTAGAGATGGACGGCTTTGAACAAAATCAAAAAGTTATCGTGATGGCGGCGACAAATAGGCCGGATGTTTTGGATCCAGCACTTCTCCGCCCTGGGAGATTTGACAGACGAGTGGTGATAGATTTGCCGGATAGGAATGATAGAGAAGCAATCTTATTTGTTCACGCAAAGGAAAAACCACTTGCTGAAGATGTAAATTTGAGGACGATAGCAGAAAGAACCCCAGGATTTTCCGGAGCAGATTTGCAGTCGCTTATGAATGAAGGGGCGATACTCGCCGCGCGCGAAAGCAGGCAGAAAGTTTCCCAATTTGACCTTATCCGATCAATAGAAAAAGTTATGATGGGTCCGGAGAGGAAAAGCCATTTGCTTTCAAAGAAAGAAAAAGAAATCACGGCGTATCACGAAGCTGGCCATGCGCTTGTCTCTTCCGTCTTGCCTTATGCCGATCCTGTGCACAAGATTTCTATAATTTCTCGTGGAAGAGCGGCGGGCTACACACTACATTTGCCATTTGAAGACAGAAAATTACAGTCGAAGAAAGAATTTCTGGATGATATTGCTGTTGCGCTTGGTGGATATGTCACGGAGAAGATGATTTTCAACGATCTTACGACAGGCCCGTCAAATGATTTACAAGTTTCTACGGCTCTTGCAAGAGATATGGTCACAAAATACGGAATGTCGGAGAAAATGGGACCAGTGGCTCTTGAAGGTGAGGGAGGAAGGGCGCTCTTTAGCAGAGGAGTGGGCGACAAAGAATATTCTGATAAGGTAAATGCTGAGATAGATAAAGAAGTTTCAGAAATAATGGATAGCAATATGAAGCGCGCCGAGCAGATTATCAAAGATCATAGGAAAGCACTGGACGCGATAGCGAAGAAACTTATTGAGACGGAGACAATAGAGAGAGTCGAGTTTGAAAAGCTTCTTGTTGCAAATGGTATCACTCCAAAAAAGAAGGAGGATATCGAGCATCAGGGGTAA